Genomic segment of Synechococcus sp. A18-25c:
AGCAGCTTCAGTCCCAAAATGTCTCCAACACGAGCAGGAACAAGTCCTGGTGTCCGGTTCAAGGGTGAGGGGATCTAGAGATTGGAAACGTAAAAAAAATCTGAGAAGTTTCGTTGAAGCGTTGTTGAACCAGGCCAAACAACTTGCAAGAACTGAACTCTGAGGGAGTAAAACACTGGAAAAATCAGCTGATTGAATGTTGAGAATTAGACACAAAATGCTTGATTGATCCAAGAATTGTCGTAACGAATCTCATAACTTTGGAGTGATATCAAGAAGAGGTACCCGTTCATTCCCCCAGCCACCACTGCTGAAACGGAATGAATCAGTCACCTCCAACTGTTCGTTGATCCAGGCCAAGATGAGTGGGGCGAGAACCGGCGGCTCTTCGGCATCAATCGGAGCCCAGAGATTGAAGTGATCGCCACCGGAGGCCAACACGATCCGATGACCGTTCGCCATTGGCTGACCATTGCGCAGAGGAACAACCGCCTCCGGATCCGAAGGCACCACCCAGTCGCGGGTGCCACTCACCAGCAGCACCTTGGCGTGCATTGCAGGACCACTCGACTCATCAAAGAGCAATCGCAGAGGCGGGCTCACGACCACAGCGGTCCGAACCCTGGGATCGGCCAAGGATCCCTGGTCAGCTCCATCCAGCCAGCTGCACTGCAACAACCAGCTGAGGTTGCGATCGGGATCATTGGGATCCAGGCAACGGACAGCGAGCTTTCTGCTGGTGGTTTGCAACCCACTCAACTGAAGAGCGCTTGTGGCACCCCAGGAGTGGCCAACGACCGCGACAGCATCGGTATCAAGTCTGAACTCCGACAACAGTTGACCGGCAGCGACGGCATCGATCAGCGCGGTGACATCCATCGGACGCAGTCGCAGCTCTTCTGACGATGGTGGGGGTTGTTCACCCTGAAGAAGCGCTCGCTGCTGCTCCGCATCGCTGCCGGGATGGCGGGGTAACAACACGGCGAAGCCATGGGCTGCCAAAAGATGCGCCCAGCCCTCAAAACTGGCCGGTTCATCCCAGAGACCATGGGATATGACCACCAGACGACCATTGGAGGATCGCTTAGGAGCGATCACCGTCACCTCCAGAGGCCGGACGCGATGGGCCACAGCAACGGATCGATGATCGCGGCTCCAACCGGAATCAAGACCCGCCATCACCTCGGCAGAAACCGGTGTGGCGGCCGTGGTCTGCTGCACCAGTGCCCTGGCATCATCCTGATTGCGCCGCAGACGATTGGCGTAGAAGGCCAGCACCTCGAGATTCAACGTGATCTCCTCACCAGGCACATGGCGAAGCAAGCCCAGAAGATGAGGCTCATCGTCGCGGTAGGCCGCGGCCAGAGCATCCGCGAGCATGCGACCACTGGTATCAACGGGAATACCGGTGACTTGCACCAGTTCAGACGCAGCGATCAAAGCCTGCTCGAACAAGGGATGACCAAGCGACTGATTGACGATGTCCCCTGTGGTTTGAGGAAGAGGTGCGGTGAGCAAAGCCTCCATCAGTCGCTGGACTGCACCACTGCCCGCACGATCAAGTTCCTGCAGATCCGGATTGGAATCAATCAACTCCTGGGCCGTATATGCCCTGGTGAGGTCGAGACTGAATTGTTCCTCAAACAGCGGCAGCGTAAACGTGAGCCGATCAGCCGCAGCGGACGGTTGAACCAGCAACAACGACCCCAAAGCAGCGGTGAGTGCAGGGATCCGAAAGCGCTGGACAAGCCTCATGCCGCGAGGGGGAGGTTCTCCGGTGGATGCTGCTTCAACACTTTGGCGAGGTAACGCCCTGTGTAGCTGGTTGGGTGTTGAGCAACCTCCTCTGGCGTTCCACAGGCCACGATCTGACCACCGCGATCACCTCCCTCCGGTCCCAGATCAATCAACCAATCAGAGCAGCGAATCACATCAAGATTGTGCTCAATGCAGATGATCGAATTGCCCTTGTCCACCAACCTCTGCATCACATCCATCAATTTGTGCACGTCATAGAAACTGAGACCGGTGGTGGGTTCGTCGATCAAATAGAGCGTCTTGCCGGTGGCTCGCCTTGACAACTCCGTGGCCAACTTCACCCGCTGAGCTTCGCCTCCGGACAGGGTTGGTGCCGGCTGACCGAGCTTCACGTATCCGAGGCCAACATCCACGAGGGTGCGCAAGCGATCAGCCGCCTGGGGAATCGCCGAGAACACATCGGCCGCCTGTTCCACGGTCATCTGCAGAACATCAGCAATCGTGTAGCCCTTGTAGGTGACTTGAAGGGTCTCGCGGTTGAACCGTGCTCCCTTGCAGACATCACACTGCACGTAGACGTCTGGCAGGAAATTCATCTCGATCACGTTCACACCCTGCCCCTTGCAGGCCTCACAGCGACCGCCTTTGACGTTGAAGCTGAACTGACCCACCTGATAGCCACGGGCCTTGGCTTCAACAGTGGCAGCAAAGACCTGACGGATCGGATCGAACGCGCCGGTGTAGGTCGCAGGGTTGGAGCGAGGCGTCCGGCCGATCGGTGATTGGTCGATCACAATCACCTTGTCGATTGACTTCAGTCCGCGCAGCTCACCCAGACCGCTAGGGAACGGAACTTTGTGGCCAAGACCGTGCTCGAGTGCGGGATGAAGCAGCTCATTCACCAGGGTGCTCTTGCCGCTGCCACTCACACCGGTGACGGACACCAACCGACCCAGTGGAAACTCCACACTCACATTTTTGAGATTGTTGCGGGAGCACTCCTGAAGCTTGAGGCTGCGCGTCCCTGCCAAACGACGCTCAGGAGGGGTGGGGATGCTGCGCTCACCACTGAGGTAGGCCCCTGTGAGGGACTCCTCCGCATTCAGAAGATCCTGCAACGATCCCTCGGCCACGATGTGGCCGCCATGCACACCGGCACCCGGACCGATGTCCACCAGGTGGTCAGCGGCGCGAATCGTGTCTTCATCGTGTTCCACCACCACGAGGGTGTTACCCAGGTCTCGCAGCCGCTCGAGGGTGGCCAGCAAACGGTCGTTATCCCGCTGATGCAAGCCGATGCTCGGTTCGTCGAGCACATAGAGCACCCCGGTTAGACCGGCGCCGATCTGCGTGGCCAGGCGGATGCGTTGCGCTTCGCCGCCTGAAAGGGTCATCGCCGGCCGATCAAGACTCAGGTAATCCAATCCGACATCCAGGAGAAAACGCAGGCGCATGCGGATTTCACGCAGCACGAGATCACCGATCTGCATTTGGCGATCGGTCAGCAGCGGTTGCTCGCCCTCGAATGCACCGACACCCATCAACTGCTCAATCCGTTCCAGGGTCTGGCCCACGCTCACAGCGGTGAGATCGGTAATCCGATAAGGCCCGATCCGAACGGCCAGAGCCTCAGGACGCAGACGTTTTCCAGCGCAGCTGGAACAAGGCACCAGTTCCAGATACTTCTCCAACTTTTGACGCTGGGACTCACCACTGGCGTCACGGAGCTGTCGCTCCAGAATCGGCAGGATGCCCTCAAATGGACGGTGATAGCCCGTCTGACCCTTGCGATAACGGCTGTCTGCCTGGATCAAGATGGGATCTCGGCTGCCGTTGAGCAGCACGTCTTGCTGCTCTTCCGTCAGCTCCTGCCAAGGGGTCTTGATCTCGAAACCGAACGCCTCACCGACGGAGTAGAGCAAGGAGAAGTAATAGGAATTGTCTTTCTCGGCCCAGGGGGCCACAGCGGCGTACACCGGCAGGGAAGGATCTGGGATCACCCGCTCACGGGTGAACTTGCGCAAGTGGCCGATGCCGTGACAAGCCTCACAGGCACCGTATGGACTGTTGAAAGAGAACAACCGAGGAGACAACTCCTCGATCACTGAGCCGTGTTCAGGACAAGCGAAGTTCTCCGAATAGAGGCGCTCTCTTTCGAGCCCTTGAGGGAGTTCCTCGTCTTTTTTGGGAACCACCTCAACGATGGCCAAACCATCGCCGCGCTTGAGCGAGGTGCGCAATGAATCTGTCAGTCGTTCCTGGATGCCCTCCCGGGCAACGAGGCGATCCACCACCACTTCAATGTTGTGATTGTGGTTCTTGTCGAGCTCGATGTTGTCAGCAAGTTCGCGCACCTCTCCGTTGATGCGAACTCTGGCGAAACCCTCAGCAGCTAAACCACTGATCAACTTGGTGTGGGTCCCTTTCTTGCCGCGCACCACCGGTGCCAGCAGCTGATAGCGAGTTCCCTCCGGCAGAGTCAGAATCTGATCGACCATCTCATCGATGGTCTGAGGGCGAATCGGCCGATCACACTTCGGGCAGTGAGGTTCGCCGGCGCGACCGAACAGCAAACGAAGGTAGTCCTGAATCTCCGTGACAGTGCCAACTGTTGATCGGGGATTGTGACTGGTGGATTTCTGATCGATCGAAATAGCCGGTGAAAGCCCTTCGATGGCATCCACATCCGGCTTGTCCACCTGTCCCAGAAACTGGCGGGCATAGGCAGAAAGACTCTCGACGTAACGGCGCTGACCCTCCGCAAAGATCGTGTCGAAAGCGAGTGAGCTCTTACCACTTCCGCTCACGCCGGTGAACACCACCAACTTATTGCGGGGGATGGTGACATCAACGTTCTTGAGGTTGTGCTGGCGGGCCCCCCGCACGCGGATCACGTCCTCATCGGATCCAGCACTCAGGCTGACCGGCTTCGCCGGCGATGAGGCCTTCGAGTTGGGAGCGGTGCGCCCCATACGGCTGGATCTCGGGAACTGAGGATTCTACGAAGATCGGAGGGTGGTCAGGCAGCCTTCTGATCCAGCAGGCTGGCCGCATAGGCCTTGGCCTCCTGAAGATCGCCACCCGCTAGTTCCGCCAATTCCTGTTGACGCGCCTGAGTGT
This window contains:
- a CDS encoding alpha/beta fold hydrolase, yielding MRLVQRFRIPALTAALGSLLLVQPSAAADRLTFTLPLFEEQFSLDLTRAYTAQELIDSNPDLQELDRAGSGAVQRLMEALLTAPLPQTTGDIVNQSLGHPLFEQALIAASELVQVTGIPVDTSGRMLADALAAAYRDDEPHLLGLLRHVPGEEITLNLEVLAFYANRLRRNQDDARALVQQTTAATPVSAEVMAGLDSGWSRDHRSVAVAHRVRPLEVTVIAPKRSSNGRLVVISHGLWDEPASFEGWAHLLAAHGFAVLLPRHPGSDAEQQRALLQGEQPPPSSEELRLRPMDVTALIDAVAAGQLLSEFRLDTDAVAVVGHSWGATSALQLSGLQTTSRKLAVRCLDPNDPDRNLSWLLQCSWLDGADQGSLADPRVRTAVVVSPPLRLLFDESSGPAMHAKVLLVSGTRDWVVPSDPEAVVPLRNGQPMANGHRIVLASGGDHFNLWAPIDAEEPPVLAPLILAWINEQLEVTDSFRFSSGGWGNERVPLLDITPKL
- the uvrA gene encoding excinuclease ABC subunit UvrA; amino-acid sequence: MGRTAPNSKASSPAKPVSLSAGSDEDVIRVRGARQHNLKNVDVTIPRNKLVVFTGVSGSGKSSLAFDTIFAEGQRRYVESLSAYARQFLGQVDKPDVDAIEGLSPAISIDQKSTSHNPRSTVGTVTEIQDYLRLLFGRAGEPHCPKCDRPIRPQTIDEMVDQILTLPEGTRYQLLAPVVRGKKGTHTKLISGLAAEGFARVRINGEVRELADNIELDKNHNHNIEVVVDRLVAREGIQERLTDSLRTSLKRGDGLAIVEVVPKKDEELPQGLERERLYSENFACPEHGSVIEELSPRLFSFNSPYGACEACHGIGHLRKFTRERVIPDPSLPVYAAVAPWAEKDNSYYFSLLYSVGEAFGFEIKTPWQELTEEQQDVLLNGSRDPILIQADSRYRKGQTGYHRPFEGILPILERQLRDASGESQRQKLEKYLELVPCSSCAGKRLRPEALAVRIGPYRITDLTAVSVGQTLERIEQLMGVGAFEGEQPLLTDRQMQIGDLVLREIRMRLRFLLDVGLDYLSLDRPAMTLSGGEAQRIRLATQIGAGLTGVLYVLDEPSIGLHQRDNDRLLATLERLRDLGNTLVVVEHDEDTIRAADHLVDIGPGAGVHGGHIVAEGSLQDLLNAEESLTGAYLSGERSIPTPPERRLAGTRSLKLQECSRNNLKNVSVEFPLGRLVSVTGVSGSGKSTLVNELLHPALEHGLGHKVPFPSGLGELRGLKSIDKVIVIDQSPIGRTPRSNPATYTGAFDPIRQVFAATVEAKARGYQVGQFSFNVKGGRCEACKGQGVNVIEMNFLPDVYVQCDVCKGARFNRETLQVTYKGYTIADVLQMTVEQAADVFSAIPQAADRLRTLVDVGLGYVKLGQPAPTLSGGEAQRVKLATELSRRATGKTLYLIDEPTTGLSFYDVHKLMDVMQRLVDKGNSIICIEHNLDVIRCSDWLIDLGPEGGDRGGQIVACGTPEEVAQHPTSYTGRYLAKVLKQHPPENLPLAA